From a region of the Thiohalomonas denitrificans genome:
- a CDS encoding sensor histidine kinase, translating to MTIALGKAGGAGALRYLAAVSLFAIVYFVTGQVGLIIQTGHAGVTPLWPASGVALVVCLLFGSVLWPGILVAVVALGLVNGVPLPAALGASVGNILEPVLGARWLRGFRVRKDFGRFRDVIAFGLFAALAPTFVAAAIGSLAMAIQGAVPWSDAGLVWLMWWLGNATGVMVIAPLLLTWRRWPTERLRGWSGIELLFLLAAQSLLVWLSFGYYSEQTLLTAPFFYMIIPFTVWAAVRFGVHGATLSSFLVAAGVLWWAYQGVGLFASPAGLTTVSFEIALILVTTFTGLVVAALFCERTHAEALLRRSHQELERRVHERTRDLERTSEQLRDEIDERKQAENALRRESEKLQRVNADLEEFSAVASHDLKAPLRGVANLAYLIEDELADGLDPENRKRLQLLSERVQRMSHLIDGLLRYARVGHGEGDRVPVALDPFLDELLLHLDLSKNFSIERQTPLPTIIADPLHLEQIFQNLIVNAVHHHDRDTGTISFSAHDEGSGWVLEIADDGPGIPQWSREQIFRMFSSGGDRGHTGIGLAVIRKLVVANGGDIDVVDNQPRGTRFQIRWPK from the coding sequence ATGACGATCGCATTGGGTAAAGCGGGCGGCGCGGGCGCGTTACGTTATCTGGCCGCTGTGTCGCTCTTCGCTATCGTCTACTTCGTAACAGGTCAGGTGGGCCTGATCATTCAAACCGGTCATGCGGGGGTCACGCCGTTGTGGCCGGCTTCGGGTGTAGCCCTGGTAGTGTGCCTGCTGTTCGGGAGCGTGCTTTGGCCGGGCATCCTCGTAGCCGTGGTTGCACTGGGTCTGGTCAACGGGGTGCCGTTGCCCGCCGCCCTTGGCGCCTCGGTGGGCAACATCCTGGAACCGGTGCTGGGTGCCCGCTGGTTACGCGGTTTTCGGGTACGGAAGGATTTTGGGCGGTTCCGCGACGTCATCGCCTTCGGCTTGTTTGCCGCCCTCGCTCCGACGTTCGTGGCGGCTGCCATCGGCTCCCTGGCAATGGCGATACAAGGGGCGGTCCCCTGGAGCGATGCGGGTCTGGTGTGGCTGATGTGGTGGCTGGGCAATGCCACCGGCGTGATGGTGATAGCCCCTTTACTGCTCACTTGGCGGCGCTGGCCGACCGAGCGACTGCGCGGCTGGAGTGGGATCGAATTACTGTTCCTGCTAGCGGCTCAATCCCTGCTGGTCTGGCTGAGCTTCGGCTACTACAGCGAACAGACCCTCCTAACCGCCCCGTTTTTCTACATGATCATCCCCTTCACCGTCTGGGCGGCAGTCCGCTTCGGTGTCCACGGGGCAACCCTCTCCTCCTTCCTGGTTGCGGCAGGCGTGCTGTGGTGGGCGTATCAGGGAGTTGGGCTGTTCGCCAGCCCCGCCGGACTGACAACGGTCTCGTTCGAGATCGCCTTAATTTTGGTCACCACGTTTACCGGCCTGGTAGTCGCCGCACTATTTTGTGAGCGGACGCATGCCGAAGCACTGCTACGCCGTTCGCACCAGGAACTGGAGCGGCGGGTACATGAGCGGACACGGGATCTGGAGCGCACCAGTGAACAGTTGAGAGACGAGATCGACGAGCGCAAACAGGCGGAGAATGCACTGCGCCGGGAGAGCGAAAAGCTGCAGAGGGTCAACGCCGACCTCGAAGAGTTTTCCGCCGTCGCCTCCCACGACCTAAAGGCCCCTCTCAGGGGAGTCGCCAACCTCGCTTACCTGATCGAGGATGAACTGGCCGACGGGCTGGACCCCGAAAACCGGAAACGACTTCAACTCCTCAGCGAACGCGTCCAGCGCATGAGCCATCTGATTGATGGGCTACTCCGCTACGCCCGCGTGGGCCACGGAGAAGGTGACCGGGTGCCGGTTGCGCTCGACCCGTTTCTTGACGAATTGCTGCTGCACCTGGATTTGAGCAAGAATTTTTCCATAGAACGGCAGACGCCGCTACCAACGATCATCGCCGACCCGCTTCACCTTGAGCAGATATTCCAGAACCTGATCGTAAACGCAGTACACCACCACGACCGCGACACCGGAACCATATCCTTCAGCGCTCACGATGAAGGCAGTGGCTGGGTATTGGAGATAGCCGATGACGGACCCGGAATCCCGCAGTGGTCACGTGAGCAGATCTTCCGCATGTTCTCCAGCGGCGGTGACCGAGGGCACACCGGGATTGGGTTGGCCGTGATACGCAAGCTCGTGGTCGCCAACGGCGGCGATATCGATGTCGTCGACAACCAGCCCCGCGGCACACGCTTCCAAATCCGATGGCCGAAATAA
- the ychF gene encoding redox-regulated ATPase YchF — translation MGFKCGIVGLPNVGKSTLFNALTKAGIQAENYPFCTIEPNVGVVPVPDPRMDKLSAIVKPQRELPTTMEFVDIAGLVAGASKGEGLGNKFLANIRETDAIAHVVRCFEDENVVHVSGKIDPVSDIEVINTELALADMETVEKGIARAEKAAKSGDKEARAKLALFQQLQAHLDEGKAVRALELTDDERKLIHELHLLTVKPTMYIANVADDGFENNPALDAVRRFAEEEGSEVVPVCAAIEMELVELEEDEKIAFLEEMGLEEPGLNRVIRAGYRLLGLQTYFTAGEKEVRAWTVPVGATAPQAAGVIHTDFEKGFIRAEVTAYEDFVALGGEQGAKEAGKLRLEGKEYIVQDGDVMHFRFNV, via the coding sequence ATGGGATTTAAATGCGGTATCGTCGGGCTGCCCAATGTCGGCAAGTCCACACTCTTCAATGCGCTGACCAAGGCGGGGATCCAGGCGGAGAATTATCCGTTCTGCACGATTGAGCCCAATGTCGGCGTCGTACCGGTGCCGGACCCGCGCATGGACAAGCTGTCGGCGATCGTCAAGCCGCAACGCGAGTTGCCGACGACGATGGAATTCGTCGATATCGCCGGGCTGGTGGCGGGCGCCTCCAAGGGTGAGGGGCTGGGCAACAAGTTCCTGGCTAATATTCGCGAGACGGACGCCATTGCCCATGTGGTGCGCTGCTTCGAGGATGAGAACGTCGTGCACGTGTCGGGCAAGATCGACCCGGTCTCCGACATCGAGGTGATCAACACCGAGTTGGCGCTGGCCGACATGGAGACGGTGGAAAAGGGCATTGCCCGCGCCGAGAAGGCCGCCAAGAGCGGCGACAAGGAGGCCAGGGCCAAGCTGGCGCTATTCCAGCAGCTGCAGGCCCATCTGGACGAAGGCAAGGCCGTGCGCGCCCTGGAACTCACCGACGATGAGCGCAAACTTATCCACGAGCTGCACCTGCTCACGGTGAAGCCGACGATGTACATCGCCAACGTCGCCGACGACGGGTTCGAAAACAATCCCGCCCTCGATGCCGTACGCCGCTTCGCCGAGGAAGAGGGTTCCGAAGTGGTTCCGGTGTGCGCCGCCATTGAAATGGAGTTGGTCGAACTCGAAGAGGACGAAAAGATCGCCTTCCTCGAGGAGATGGGGCTTGAAGAGCCCGGCCTGAACCGTGTCATTCGCGCCGGCTACCGACTGCTCGGCCTGCAGACCTACTTCACCGCCGGTGAAAAGGAAGTCCGCGCCTGGACCGTACCCGTCGGAGCCACTGCCCCGCAGGCCGCCGGCGTCATTCACACCGACTTCGAGAAAGGCTTCATCCGCGCCGAGGTGACCGCCTACGAAGACTTCGTCGCCCTCGGCGGCGAACAGGGCGCCAAAGAGGCCGGAAAGCTGCGCCTGGAGGGCAAGGAATACATCGTCCAGGACGGCGATGTCATGCACTTCCGCTTCAATGTCTGA